The Humulus lupulus chromosome 4, drHumLupu1.1, whole genome shotgun sequence genome has a window encoding:
- the LOC133831699 gene encoding U-box domain-containing protein 21-like yields the protein MVLGWRLRRKSTKKSPMAMKVEIPNHFLCPISFDLMKDPVTLSSGITYDRESIEKWLEDGNFTCPVTNQILQSFDQIPNHSLRKMIQEWGMENQKHGFHRIPTPRIPVVPTEVSETLLAIEASSRQLDLVSCRESLKKIEQWGAEGERNRRCMITNDAADTLSAAFESFAGESFEQNGIVCEQILSNLVWMFPIGKVARQHLGSEASLRCMVRFLTHTDISTKQNSITTLEEVLSHDENQYHVELLTNIDGVSEILFELIRKKVSTKITKAALVIIFHMVSVPAFEDIRSSFLEMGLVSSLLEILVESTEEKIISERALSVMDGVLGFYEGRVKAYQNALTVPVLVKKLLRVSVSATEFSVSAIWKLCMNAVVEQEKEELGKVVLVEALRVGGFQKLLLIIQVGCGVETKEKATEVLKLLNPYRPELECIETVDFKSLQRSF from the coding sequence ATGGTTTTGGGTTGGAGATTAAGAAGAAAAAGCACTAAGAAGAGCCCAATGGCTATGAAGGTTGAGATCCCAAACCATTTCCTTTGTCCAATCTCATTTGACTTGATGAAAGATCCAGTTACATTGTCATCTGGCATAACCTACGATCGAGAAAGTATAGAGAAGTGGCTCGAGGATGGGAATTTCACTTGCCCTGTAACCAATCAGATTCTCCAAAGCTTCGATCAGATTCCCAACCACTCTCTCCGCAAGATGATCCAAGAATGGGGCATGGAGAATCAGAAGCACGGCTTCCATCGCATCCCCACGCCCCGAATCCCCGTCGTCCCAACCGAGGTCTCGGAGACTCTCCTAGCCATCGAGGCTTCATCCAGGCAGCTCGACCTGGTCAGCTGCCGAGAATCCTTGAAGAAAATCGAGCAATGGGGCGCCGAGGGCGAGCGCAACAGACGCTGCATGATCACAAACGACGCGGCCGATACCCTCTCGGCCGCGTTCGAGAGTTTCGCAGGCGAATCATTCGAGCAGAATGGTATCGTCTGCGAGCAGATACTGTCCAATTTGGTCTGGATGTTTCCAATTGGAAAAGTGGCTCGACAACACTTGGGATCCGAGGCTTCTCTACGTTGCATGGTTAGGTTTCTCACACATACTGATATCTCGACCAAGCAGAATTCGATCACGACATTAGAAGAGGTACTTTCTCACGACGAAAATCAATACCACGTAGAGTTATTAACAAACATCGATGGAGTAAGTGAAATACTATTCGAGCTCATCCGAAAGAAAGTTTCAACGAAAATTACAAAAGCTGCCCTCGTGATAATCTTCCACATGGTTTCggttccagctttcgaagacatCAGATCATCATTTCTCGAGATGGGTCTGGTCTCTTCACTCCTGGAAATTCTCGTAGAGTCCACAGAAGAGAAGATTATAAGCGAGAGAGCTCTAAGTGTCATGGATGGCGTTCTGGGTTTCTACGAAGGAAGAGTAAAAGCTTATCAGAATGCTCTTACTGTACCAGTGTTGGTGAAGAAGCTGTTGAGGGTTTCGGTTTCGGCTACTGAGTTTTCGGTTTCGGCGATTTGGAAGCTTTGTATGAATGCAGTGGTGGAACAAGAGAAGGAAGAACTGGGAAAAGTAGTTCTTGTTGAGGCTCTTCGGGTTGGTGGGTTTCAGAAACTGTTGTTGATTATTCAGGTTGGTTGTGGCGTGGAGACGAAGGAGAAAGCTACTGAGGTTTTGAAGCTTTTGAATCCTTACAGACCAGAGTTGGAATGTATTGAGACTGTAGATTTCAAAAGTCTCCAAAGGTCCTTTTGA